The sequence GATATCTCAAAGAAGAGAGGAAGAACGCTGTCAGTATTGGAGTTCCAGAGAAAAAAGTGAGACAGAGTTTGGAGGTTTTAGAATTAAAACTTTGATGGTCATCAAGAGACCCCGTTTCATTTCAACATTGTTACTCTTGTCTGACCAAAAGAACCGCAAGCGTGAGATTTGGCACTATCATTACACTGCATCGCCAACTGATAACAATCCAGATGATCCGTTTATATTTTTGTCCTTTGTGTGCAGTCTGAACGACACGTACACTATTTCTAAGAAGAAACAATCAGCTGAATGGAAGCCCGGAGCTGTACTCGTTCATTGCAACGATGGTAGCAGTTTTTCGGCGGTATATTGTATCCTCGATATTTGTGTTACCCAATTCAAATACACAAGTGCGCTTTCAGTGGCAAACGCTTTACAGAAAATAAGACAGCGGCAGCACAACTGCTTAAATTATAACGCAGATGACTATAGTTTCTGCTATCAAGCTATTCATATGTATGTGTTAGGGGAAATGGGGCTCAGCCAAAAATATCTAGATGAAAGGGAACTCACTCGATAAAACACACTGCTTTAATACGATTTCATCATGCAATCTTTCCACGTGgttcttttgttatttatatgcTGGAGCAGAAAAACGTTGTTGCCTACTTGTAAGTGAAATAGGTACATGATGTAATACCTTCTATTTACAATGAAGGAAAATGTTAGACAGTTGTTGTACTTCATTGAAAATAAACATCGACTGATAAATATGGGGAAATCCGATGATTGGGAAAACTCGTAAATTGGCTTCATTTCAATATAGCAGTACCTATCTGGAGTTCCCGCGGGTTGCGATAAAACAAAGGTCAATTCGAAAATTGTACATGAAGGAAAATTTCAGACTATTGTTAtgctacattaaaaataaattattagctTTCTTGTGATTGTAAAAGagtttattagaaattattcaaaaaatatcataGTTTTACATTTAAGAGGAcccaaaaaattaacaaaatttaaccTGCACCGGAATTACCtgtaaaaaatcatattaaaATAAGGTCGTGAAGAATATCTCATCAAgagaataaaacaaaatgtaTTTACAATGTCTTTTATTGCCTAAATCCAACTGTGATTTTGATCTTTTATTAATCTGTTTGCGcgcttttgataaaaattgccagtaaactgtaaaatttagatttgaatgattaaaaaagcTTCTAAAACTATTATAATAACATACTAGTGTTGTAACAAGTGATCGTCGTACACGATAATCCATTTGTTTGTACCAATTCGCTGGATAGATATGAAAGGATGTCTGGACTGAGATGAGCTCgacattttttgtattctggaaattaaaaagaagtatTAAAAAGTGTTAGGTCGCTAAGAAATGATCCACTTTGGAAATATAAATGAAGTTTATACTTACAATACGTCGTTATAGGATTTATTGTTGATTATGTATGTTGTTCGAAGAGCAAAATCATACTTTTCGGAGCCTCTGACGCCTTTTTTCTCCAAAAGCCtgtaagaattttaaataaataaaaaaacaaacaataaattacATACGGAAAATATGAATGGTTTGGTTGTAGACAAAGTACTTACTGATCGATTATTGGTGCAACAACCAATACTACGTGGCGGCTAGACCTTGATACAAGCATTTGCGAAATCGGGTGATCACATATCACGCTCATCATGAGAATTTCTCTGAaagtaaaaagtaattcaACTTTATGGCactctaaaataataat comes from Cotesia glomerata isolate CgM1 unplaced genomic scaffold, MPM_Cglom_v2.3 scaffold_977, whole genome shotgun sequence and encodes:
- the LOC123274941 gene encoding tyrosine-protein phosphatase non-receptor type 9-like, translating into MSTEFKELSAIDFLRFMDNVDSLDLIRLEYYIIEQNRKICEVSDDEPENKGRRQLLHRFLCCMKRYPGADFRDGYDAYDGQQRYICISDPKAENYHKFWELAWCREVNTIVKISQRREEERCQYWSSREKSETEFGGFRIKTLMVIKRPRFISTLLLLSDQKNRKREIWHYHYTASPTDNNPDDPFIFLSFVCSLNDTYTISKKKQSAEWKPGAVLVHCNDGSSFSAVYCILDICVTQFKYTSALSVANALQKIRQRQHNCLNYNADDYSFCYQAIHMYVLGEMGLSQKYLDERELTR